The Lycium barbarum isolate Lr01 chromosome 10, ASM1917538v2, whole genome shotgun sequence genome includes a region encoding these proteins:
- the LOC132615718 gene encoding agamous-like MADS-box protein AP1 isoform X5: MEKILDRYERYSYAERRFLASNSEASVENWSLEYTKLKAKIVLLQRIHKHYMGEDLESLSLKDLQNLEQQLDSSLKLIRSRKNQLMHESISELHKKGKAIQEENNMLSKKMKDKEKTIGQQAEWQEQNQVPSSTSFLFPQQTPCLNIGGNYYQDGDVEARRNELDLNLDSLYPSHLGNFAV, translated from the exons ATGGAGAAGATTCTTGATCGATATGAAAGATACTCATATGCAGAGAGACGTTTTCTTGCAAGCAATTCTGAAGCATCCGTA GAGAATTGGAGCTTGGAATACACAAAACTCAAGGCTAAGATTGTTCTTCTGCAAAGAATTCACAA GCATTACATGGGAGAAGATCTGGAGTCATTGAGCTTGAAGGACCTCCAGAACTTGGAGCAACAGCTTGATAGCTCTCTAAAACTTATCCGATCCAGAAAA AATCAGCTCATGCATGAGTCTATATCTGAGCTTCATAAGAAG GGAAAGGCAATACAAGAGGAAAATAACATGTTATCAAAGAAG ATGAAGGATAAGGAGAAGACAATAGGACAGCAGGCTGAATGGCAAGAGCAAAATCAAGTCCCTAGTTCGACATCTTTCCTCTTCCCACAACAAACTCCATGCCTAAACATCGG AGGTAATTATTACCAAGATGGAGATGTAGAGGCACGGAGGAATGAGCTTGATCTAAATCTTGATTCTCTATATCCTAGCCATCTTGGAAACTTTGCTGTATAA
- the LOC132615718 gene encoding agamous-like MADS-box protein AP1 isoform X4, whose amino-acid sequence MPQAFKSFSTRVRDLVFLTSMEKILDRYERYSYAERRFLASNSEASVENWSLEYTKLKAKIVLLQRIHKHYMGEDLESLSLKDLQNLEQQLDSSLKLIRSRKNQLMHESISELHKKGKAIQEENNMLSKKMKDKEKTIGQQAEWQEQNQVPSSTSFLFPQQTPCLNIGGNYYQDGDVEARRNELDLNLDSLYPSHLGNFAV is encoded by the exons atgcctcaagctttcaAGAGTTTCTCTACAAGGGTTCGTGATCTAGTATTTCTGACaag TATGGAGAAGATTCTTGATCGATATGAAAGATACTCATATGCAGAGAGACGTTTTCTTGCAAGCAATTCTGAAGCATCCGTA GAGAATTGGAGCTTGGAATACACAAAACTCAAGGCTAAGATTGTTCTTCTGCAAAGAATTCACAA GCATTACATGGGAGAAGATCTGGAGTCATTGAGCTTGAAGGACCTCCAGAACTTGGAGCAACAGCTTGATAGCTCTCTAAAACTTATCCGATCCAGAAAA AATCAGCTCATGCATGAGTCTATATCTGAGCTTCATAAGAAG GGAAAGGCAATACAAGAGGAAAATAACATGTTATCAAAGAAG ATGAAGGATAAGGAGAAGACAATAGGACAGCAGGCTGAATGGCAAGAGCAAAATCAAGTCCCTAGTTCGACATCTTTCCTCTTCCCACAACAAACTCCATGCCTAAACATCGG AGGTAATTATTACCAAGATGGAGATGTAGAGGCACGGAGGAATGAGCTTGATCTAAATCTTGATTCTCTATATCCTAGCCATCTTGGAAACTTTGCTGTATAA